Proteins encoded in a region of the Pseudomonas denitrificans (nom. rej.) genome:
- a CDS encoding NINE protein yields the protein MSANPDTHSKVIGYLLWIFGFTGSHRFYYGRPITGTIWFFTLGLFFIGWIIDLFLIPSMDDAADQRYRSGGVDYNVAWILLTFLGVFGVHRMYMGKWLTGILYLFTGGLFFIGVLYDFWTLNSQISERNGPQRI from the coding sequence ATGTCCGCCAACCCTGACACCCATAGCAAGGTCATCGGCTACCTGCTGTGGATCTTCGGCTTCACCGGCTCGCACCGCTTCTACTACGGCCGGCCGATCACCGGCACCATCTGGTTCTTCACCCTCGGCCTGTTCTTCATCGGCTGGATCATCGACCTGTTCCTCATTCCCTCCATGGATGACGCGGCGGACCAGCGTTACCGCTCCGGCGGCGTGGACTACAACGTCGCCTGGATCCTGCTGACTTTCCTCGGCGTGTTCGGCGTGCACCGCATGTACATGGGCAAGTGGCTCACAGGCATCCTCTACCTGTTCACCGGCGGGCTGTTCTTCATCGGCGTGCTGTATGACTTCTGGACGCTGAACAGCCAGATTTCCGAGCGCAACGGGCCGCAGCGAATCTGA
- a CDS encoding YggS family pyridoxal phosphate-dependent enzyme, with translation MSTIAENIAKVRVRIREAEQAKNRTPGSVQLLAVSKTKPAAAIREAFACGLADFGENYLQEALLKQAELADLPLTWHFIGPIQSNKTRPIAEHFDWVHSVDRLKVAQRLSEQRPANLPPLNVLLQVNVSGEDSKSGCSPAELPALAQAVAQLPHLKLRGLMAIPEPTEDVAAQHAAFARLRELMQALNLGLDTLSMGMSHDLEAAIGEGATWVRIGTALFGARDYGASH, from the coding sequence ATGTCCACGATAGCAGAGAATATTGCAAAGGTTCGCGTACGAATCCGTGAGGCGGAACAAGCGAAAAATCGCACGCCTGGCTCGGTGCAGTTGCTTGCCGTGAGCAAGACCAAACCCGCCGCCGCGATCCGCGAAGCGTTTGCCTGCGGCTTGGCCGATTTTGGCGAGAACTACCTGCAGGAAGCCCTGCTCAAGCAGGCCGAACTGGCCGACCTGCCGCTGACCTGGCATTTCATCGGCCCCATCCAGTCGAACAAGACCCGACCGATCGCCGAGCACTTCGACTGGGTGCATTCGGTGGACCGCCTGAAGGTCGCCCAGCGCCTCTCCGAGCAGCGCCCGGCGAACCTGCCGCCGCTGAACGTGCTGCTGCAGGTAAATGTCAGCGGCGAGGACAGCAAGTCCGGCTGCTCCCCTGCCGAGCTGCCCGCCCTCGCCCAGGCGGTTGCGCAACTGCCCCACCTGAAACTGCGCGGCCTGATGGCCATCCCCGAACCCACCGAGGACGTTGCTGCGCAGCACGCCGCGTTCGCCCGCCTGCGCGAGCTGATGCAAGCCCTGAATCTCGGCCTGGACACCCTGTCCATGGGCATGAGCCACGACCTCGAAGCCGCCATCGGCGAAGGCGCCACCTGGGTGCGGATCGGTACCGCCCTGTTCGGCGCCCGCGACTACGGCGCCTCCCACTGA
- the pilU gene encoding type IV pilus ATPase PilU: protein MEFEKLLRLMVEKGASDLFITAGVPPSMKVNGKVLPVTKTALSPEQTRETVLSVMNEQQRRDFAENHECNFAISARGVGRFRVSAFYQRNLVGMVLRRIETNIPTIDDLKLPEILKKLAMTKRGLVIFVGATGTGKSTSLAAMIGYRNKNSTGHIISIEDPIEYIHQHQGCIVTQREVGLDTDTFEVALKNTLRQAPDVIMIGEVRSRETMDHAVAFAETGHLCLATLHANNANQALERIIHFFPADRHGQVWMDLSLNLKAIVAQQLVPTPDGKGRRAVIEVLLNTPLAADLIRKGEVHELKPLMKRSTEQGMQTFDQALYQLYTQGEITYEDALAYADSANDLRLMIKLGSETDADHLTTMTQGLTLEMSEDDPNRRFR, encoded by the coding sequence ATGGAATTCGAGAAGCTGTTGCGCCTGATGGTGGAAAAGGGAGCCTCCGACCTGTTCATCACGGCGGGCGTGCCGCCTTCGATGAAGGTCAACGGCAAGGTACTGCCGGTCACCAAGACCGCCCTGTCGCCGGAGCAGACCCGCGAGACCGTGCTGTCGGTGATGAACGAGCAGCAGCGCCGCGACTTCGCCGAGAACCACGAGTGCAACTTCGCGATCAGCGCCCGTGGCGTCGGCCGCTTCCGTGTCAGCGCCTTCTACCAGCGCAACCTGGTGGGCATGGTGCTGCGCCGCATCGAGACCAATATCCCGACCATCGACGACCTGAAGCTGCCGGAAATCCTCAAGAAGCTGGCGATGACCAAGCGCGGCCTGGTGATCTTCGTCGGTGCCACCGGTACCGGTAAGTCCACCTCGCTGGCGGCGATGATCGGCTACCGCAACAAGAACTCCACCGGCCACATCATCTCCATCGAAGACCCCATCGAGTACATCCACCAGCACCAGGGCTGCATCGTCACCCAGCGTGAAGTGGGCCTGGATACCGATACCTTCGAGGTGGCCCTGAAGAACACCCTGCGCCAGGCGCCGGACGTGATCATGATCGGCGAGGTGCGCTCGCGCGAGACCATGGACCACGCCGTGGCCTTCGCCGAAACCGGCCACCTGTGCCTGGCGACCCTGCACGCCAACAACGCCAACCAGGCGCTGGAGCGGATCATCCACTTCTTCCCGGCCGACCGGCATGGCCAGGTGTGGATGGACCTCTCGCTGAACCTCAAGGCCATCGTCGCCCAGCAACTGGTGCCGACCCCGGACGGCAAGGGCCGCCGCGCGGTGATCGAGGTCCTGCTGAACACCCCGCTGGCCGCCGACCTGATCCGCAAGGGCGAGGTCCACGAGCTCAAGCCGCTGATGAAGCGCTCCACCGAGCAGGGCATGCAGACCTTCGACCAGGCGCTGTACCAGCTCTACACCCAGGGCGAGATCACCTACGAAGATGCGCTGGCCTATGCCGACTCGGCGAACGACCTGCGCCTGATGATCAAGCTGGGTTCGGAGACCGACGCCGACCACCTGACCACCATGACCCAGGGCCTGACCCTGGAGATGAGCGAAGACGATCCCAACCGTCGTTTCCGCTGA
- the pilT gene encoding type IV pilus twitching motility protein PilT, with translation MDITELLAFSAKQGASDLHLSAGLPPMIRVDGDVRRINLPPLEHKQVHALIYDIMNDKQRKDYEEFLETDFSFEVPGVARFRVNAFNQNRGAGAVFRTIPSKVLTMEDLGMGEVFKRVSDVPRGLVLVTGPTGSGKSTSLAAMLDYLNNTKYSHILTVEDPIEFVHESKKCLVNQREVHRDTLGFNEALRSALREDPDIILVGEMRDLETIRLALTAAETGHLVFGTLHTTSAAKTIDRIVDVFPAEEKSMVRSMLSESLQAVISQTLLKKIGGGRVAAHEIMIGTPAIRNLIREDKVAQMYSAIQTGGAIGMQTLDMCLKGLVAKGLVTREAAKEKAKIPENF, from the coding sequence ATGGATATTACCGAGCTGCTCGCCTTCAGCGCCAAGCAGGGCGCTTCGGACCTGCACCTCTCGGCCGGCCTGCCGCCGATGATCCGCGTCGACGGCGATGTTCGCCGCATCAACCTGCCGCCGCTGGAGCACAAGCAGGTTCACGCGCTGATCTACGACATCATGAACGACAAGCAGCGCAAGGATTACGAAGAGTTCCTGGAAACCGACTTCTCCTTCGAAGTGCCGGGCGTCGCCCGCTTCCGGGTCAACGCCTTCAACCAGAACCGCGGCGCCGGCGCCGTGTTCCGGACCATTCCCTCCAAGGTACTGACCATGGAAGACCTGGGGATGGGCGAAGTGTTCAAGCGCGTCTCCGACGTGCCGCGCGGCCTGGTCCTGGTGACCGGCCCGACCGGTTCGGGCAAGTCCACCTCGCTGGCGGCGATGCTCGACTACCTGAACAACACCAAGTACAGCCACATTCTCACCGTCGAAGACCCGATCGAATTCGTCCACGAATCGAAGAAGTGCCTGGTCAACCAGCGCGAAGTGCACCGCGACACCCTGGGCTTCAACGAGGCCCTGCGCTCGGCACTGCGTGAAGACCCGGACATCATCCTGGTGGGCGAGATGCGCGACCTGGAGACCATCCGCCTGGCGCTGACCGCCGCGGAAACCGGCCACCTGGTCTTCGGCACCCTGCACACCACCTCCGCGGCCAAGACCATCGACCGTATCGTCGACGTGTTCCCCGCCGAGGAGAAATCCATGGTCCGCTCCATGCTCTCCGAATCCCTGCAGGCGGTGATTTCCCAGACCCTGCTGAAGAAGATCGGCGGCGGTCGTGTTGCGGCCCACGAGATCATGATCGGCACCCCGGCGATTCGTAACCTGATCCGCGAGGACAAGGTCGCGCAGATGTACTCCGCCATCCAGACCGGCGGCGCGATCGGCATGCAGACCCTCGACATGTGCCTCAAGGGCCTGGTCGCCAAGGGCCTGGTGACCCGCGAGGCGGCGAAAGAAAAAGCCAAGATCCCGGAAAACTTCTAA
- the proC gene encoding pyrroline-5-carboxylate reductase yields the protein MSSTRIAFIGAGNMAASLIGGLRAKGVAASDIRASDPGAEQRAKIAAEHGIEVVGDNASAVAGADVVVLAVKPQVMKDVCLALAPSLSENALIVSIAAGIPCASLERWLGEVNGQPRAIVRCMPNTPALVGLGASGLYPNASVSAAQREQAEQLLSAVGIALWLDEERQIDAVTAVSGSGPAYFFLLMEAMTTAGEKLGLSREVAGQLARQTALGAAQMATTSDVDPAELRRRVTSPKGTTEAAISTFQANGFEALVEKAVGAADHRSAELAEQLGR from the coding sequence ATGAGCAGCACCCGCATTGCCTTCATCGGCGCCGGCAACATGGCCGCCAGTCTCATCGGTGGCCTACGCGCCAAGGGCGTCGCCGCGAGCGACATCCGCGCCAGCGATCCGGGCGCCGAGCAGCGCGCGAAGATCGCCGCCGAGCACGGCATCGAAGTGGTCGGCGACAACGCCAGCGCCGTGGCCGGTGCCGATGTGGTGGTCCTGGCGGTCAAGCCGCAGGTCATGAAGGACGTCTGCCTGGCGCTGGCGCCGTCGCTGAGCGAGAACGCGCTGATCGTCTCCATCGCCGCCGGCATCCCCTGCGCCAGCCTCGAACGCTGGCTGGGCGAGGTGAACGGCCAACCGCGCGCCATCGTCCGCTGCATGCCCAACACCCCGGCGCTGGTCGGCCTGGGTGCCAGCGGCCTGTACCCCAACGCCAGCGTCAGCGCCGCCCAGCGCGAGCAGGCGGAGCAACTGCTGAGCGCCGTGGGCATCGCCCTGTGGCTCGACGAGGAGCGCCAGATCGACGCGGTCACCGCCGTCTCCGGCAGCGGCCCGGCCTACTTCTTCCTGCTGATGGAAGCCATGACCACCGCCGGTGAGAAGCTCGGCCTGTCCCGCGAAGTCGCCGGCCAACTGGCCCGCCAGACCGCCCTGGGCGCCGCACAGATGGCCACCACCAGCGATGTCGACCCGGCCGAACTGCGCCGTCGTGTGACCTCGCCCAAGGGCACCACCGAAGCGGCCATCAGCACCTTCCAGGCCAACGGTTTCGAGGCGCTGGTGGAGAAGGCAGTCGGCGCAGCCGATCACCGCTCCGCCGAGCTGGCCGAACAACTGGGCCGCTGA